The Flavobacteriales bacterium genome has a segment encoding these proteins:
- the dnaJ gene encoding molecular chaperone DnaJ, translated as MSKRDYYEILGVSKGASEAEIKKAYRQMAIKYHPDKNPDDKTAEEKFKEAAEAYEVLSNPEKKQRYDQFGHAGMGGGQGGFGGGGMNMDDIFSQFGDIFGGAFGGGGFGGGSRGGRRVRKGTNLRIKVKLSLEDIVNGVQKKIKVNKLVNAEGVTLKTCGSCNGAGQVTRIANTILGQMQTSSPCPSCGGDGKMIDKKPANADHDGLIRKEELITIDIPAGVEDGMQLSVTGKGNAGPKDGIPGDLIVLVEETPHESIKRDGTNLLYDFYLNFCDAALGTSAEIPTVTGKVKITIEPGTQSGKVLRLKGKGVPNIHGYGTGDFLIYCNVWTPQKLSKEEKELLEKLKSSDNFRPNPTIKDKGFFDRMKDYFN; from the coding sequence ATGAGCAAAAGAGATTATTACGAAATATTAGGTGTTTCAAAAGGCGCATCGGAAGCTGAAATAAAAAAAGCTTACCGCCAAATGGCAATTAAATACCACCCTGATAAAAACCCAGACGACAAAACTGCAGAAGAAAAATTTAAAGAAGCTGCTGAAGCCTATGAGGTTTTAAGTAACCCCGAGAAAAAACAACGTTACGATCAATTTGGACATGCAGGTATGGGCGGCGGACAAGGTGGTTTCGGTGGTGGTGGAATGAATATGGACGATATTTTTTCTCAATTCGGAGATATTTTTGGTGGTGCTTTTGGCGGAGGTGGATTTGGTGGAGGTTCAAGAGGTGGACGACGTGTTAGAAAAGGAACCAACCTTCGTATTAAAGTAAAATTAAGCTTAGAAGATATTGTTAATGGTGTACAGAAAAAAATTAAGGTGAACAAATTGGTTAACGCCGAAGGTGTTACCTTAAAAACCTGTGGTTCTTGTAACGGTGCTGGGCAAGTTACTCGAATTGCTAATACCATTTTAGGTCAAATGCAAACATCTTCGCCTTGCCCTTCTTGTGGTGGCGATGGTAAAATGATTGACAAAAAACCTGCAAATGCTGATCACGATGGCTTAATCCGTAAAGAAGAATTGATAACCATAGATATTCCTGCAGGGGTTGAAGATGGCATGCAACTTTCTGTAACTGGAAAAGGAAATGCTGGACCTAAAGATGGTATTCCGGGCGATTTAATTGTTTTAGTAGAAGAAACTCCTCACGAATCCATTAAAAGAGATGGCACCAACTTGCTGTATGATTTCTATTTAAATTTTTGTGATGCAGCTTTAGGAACATCTGCTGAAATACCAACTGTTACTGGAAAGGTTAAAATAACTATAGAACCAGGCACACAAAGCGGAAAAGTGTTACGATTAAAAGGCAAAGGTGTACCAAATATACATGGTTATGGCACTGGAGATTTTTTAATTTATTGTAATGTTTGGACACCTCAAAAACTTTCGAAAGAAGAAAAAGAGCTTTTAGAAAAACTAAAATCATCAGACAACTTCCGACCAAATCCAACAATAAAAGACAAAGGGTTTTTCGATAGAATGAAGGATTATTTTAACTAA
- a CDS encoding nucleotide exchange factor GrpE — protein MSKKDKVEEPENNTHEELVEENQEQQTEQPEELTEEQKTQEESERYLRLYSEFENFRKRTQKEKIELYKTAGEDVLKALLPIIDDFERAQKANLTIEDIKAVKEGFALIHDKFLKIIKQKGLEEIPSAVGEKLDIEKHEAITQIPAPSEEQKGKIIDEVEKGYTLNGKVIRYTKVVVGQ, from the coding sequence ATGAGTAAGAAAGATAAAGTTGAAGAACCTGAAAACAATACTCACGAAGAGTTAGTTGAAGAAAACCAAGAACAACAAACAGAGCAACCAGAAGAGTTAACAGAAGAGCAAAAAACTCAAGAAGAAAGCGAACGTTATTTACGCTTATACTCTGAATTTGAAAACTTTAGAAAAAGAACTCAAAAAGAAAAAATAGAGCTTTATAAAACTGCAGGTGAAGATGTATTAAAAGCGCTGTTGCCAATTATTGATGATTTTGAACGAGCCCAAAAAGCAAATCTAACCATTGAAGATATTAAAGCAGTTAAGGAGGGTTTTGCATTAATTCATGATAAATTTTTGAAAATCATCAAACAAAAAGGATTGGAAGAAATTCCTTCTGCTGTTGGTGAAAAATTAGACATTGAAAAGCATGAAGCTATTACCCAAATCCCTGCCCCTTCCGAAGAGCAAAAAGGGAAAATAATTGATGAAGTAGAAAAAGGATATACCTTAAATGGAAAAGTTATTCGTTACACCAAAGTGGTTGTAGGGCAGTAA
- a CDS encoding TlpA family protein disulfide reductase, translating into MKTLKKFKTTFILSAIVLITAGFIYKKQNGGPAVGVKATELAYKSPDGKIIALSSLKGKLVLIDFWASWCGPCRRENPAVVAAYTKYKDKTFTVGKGFTIYSYSLDQDMARWKAAIAQDNLIWAYHVSDLKGWQAEGAAKYGVNSIPTNFLIDGKGNIIAKNLRGDALDAALAKYLKK; encoded by the coding sequence ATGAAAACATTGAAAAAATTTAAAACAACCTTTATATTATCAGCTATTGTATTGATAACTGCTGGTTTTATTTATAAAAAACAAAATGGTGGTCCAGCTGTTGGAGTTAAAGCTACAGAATTAGCCTATAAAAGTCCAGATGGAAAAATTATCGCTTTATCATCATTAAAAGGAAAATTGGTTTTAATCGATTTTTGGGCATCTTGGTGTGGGCCATGTAGAAGAGAAAATCCAGCTGTGGTTGCGGCTTATACTAAATACAAAGACAAAACATTTACCGTTGGTAAAGGATTTACCATTTATAGCTACTCTTTAGACCAAGATATGGCTAGATGGAAAGCTGCAATTGCTCAAGACAACTTAATATGGGCTTACCATGTGAGTGATTTAAAAGGATGGCAAGCTGAAGGAGCCGCTAAATATGGTGTTAACTCTATTCCAACTAATTTTTTAATTGACGGAAAAGGAAATATTATTGCTAAAAATTTAAGAGGAGATGCTCTTGATGCTGCTTTAGCAAAATATTTAAAAAAATAA
- the murA gene encoding UDP-N-acetylglucosamine 1-carboxyvinyltransferase, which produces MGVFKIKGGNKLNGELTPQGAKNEALQVVCAVLLSAEKVTLHNLPDIRDVNFLIDLLEELGVKVERMGKGTVHFTSNNINLEYLQSDQFKKRAASLRGSIMIMGPLLARFKKAYMPKPGGDKIGARPLDTHFLGFEKLGATYSYDANAGFYTLKADNLAGKYILLDEPSVTGTANILMTAVMAKGKTTIYNAACEPYLQQLCNMLISMGAKITGVGSNLLRIEGVTELGGCVHTLLPDFIEVGSFIGLAAMTQSNIVIKNCRVDMLARIPETFMRLGIDLEIKGDDIHIPSQKHYEIQRMIDGSIPTIYDAPWPGFTPDLLSIILVTAIQANGTVLVHQKMFDSRLFFIDRLKDMGAQIILCDPHRATVIGLNRKYNLKSTVMSSPDIRAGVALLIAALSADGTSTISNIEQIDRGYQYIDKRLNTIGADIQRID; this is translated from the coding sequence ATGGGTGTATTTAAAATAAAAGGTGGAAATAAATTAAACGGCGAATTAACTCCTCAAGGAGCAAAAAATGAAGCGTTACAAGTAGTTTGTGCAGTTTTATTATCTGCCGAAAAAGTTACTTTACACAACTTACCTGATATTCGAGATGTAAATTTTTTAATAGATTTATTAGAAGAGTTGGGTGTTAAAGTTGAACGAATGGGAAAAGGAACTGTCCATTTCACCTCTAACAACATTAATTTAGAATACTTACAAAGCGATCAATTTAAAAAACGTGCGGCTTCACTTCGTGGCTCAATTATGATTATGGGTCCGCTTTTAGCTCGATTTAAAAAAGCCTATATGCCAAAACCTGGCGGCGATAAAATTGGCGCTCGTCCTTTAGATACTCACTTTCTAGGTTTTGAAAAATTAGGAGCAACATACTCATACGATGCTAATGCAGGTTTCTACACCTTAAAAGCCGATAATTTAGCTGGTAAATACATTTTACTTGATGAGCCTTCTGTAACCGGTACTGCCAACATTTTAATGACAGCAGTAATGGCGAAAGGTAAAACCACCATTTATAATGCGGCTTGCGAACCATATCTTCAACAATTGTGCAACATGCTTATTAGTATGGGTGCAAAAATTACAGGCGTTGGTTCAAACTTATTACGGATAGAAGGCGTTACAGAACTTGGTGGTTGTGTACATACTCTATTACCCGATTTTATTGAGGTGGGTTCATTTATCGGCTTAGCAGCAATGACACAATCGAACATTGTAATAAAAAATTGTAGAGTTGATATGCTAGCTCGTATTCCTGAAACATTTATGCGTTTAGGAATTGATTTAGAGATTAAAGGTGATGACATTCACATTCCATCACAAAAACACTACGAAATTCAACGTATGATTGATGGCTCTATCCCTACTATTTACGATGCTCCATGGCCAGGCTTTACACCCGATTTATTGAGCATTATTTTAGTTACTGCCATTCAAGCCAATGGCACAGTTTTAGTGCATCAAAAAATGTTTGACAGCCGTTTGTTTTTTATTGATAGATTAAAAGATATGGGAGCTCAAATTATTTTATGCGACCCACATCGTGCTACAGTTATTGGCTTGAATAGAAAATATAACTTAAAATCAACCGTTATGTCTTCTCCAGATATTAGAGCTGGAGTTGCCTTATTGATTGCTGCATTGTCTGCTGATGGTACAAGTACAATATCAAACATTGAACAAATTGACAGAGGATATCAATACATTGACAAACGATTAAATACAATTGGAGCAGATATTCAACGTATAGATTAA
- a CDS encoding DUF4290 domain-containing protein, protein MNTIEKDYNTRRPQMIIPEYGRNIQKMVEHAITVEPREERNKVAQSIINVMGQLNPHLRDIVDFKHKLWDHLFIISDFKLDVDSPYPIPDKETIFKKPEPLAYPQNKIKFKHYGKSVENFIAEAIKMKDGEEKTELIRAIANLMKKSYLTWNRESVDDDLIFSDLKLLSKGQLQVDSDFKLEQTNDILALNVKKKTTNNHKNKNHKNKNYQKKRRF, encoded by the coding sequence ATGAATACAATAGAAAAAGATTACAACACTCGTCGACCACAAATGATTATACCTGAATATGGTAGAAACATTCAAAAAATGGTTGAGCATGCTATAACGGTTGAACCACGTGAAGAACGTAACAAAGTAGCTCAATCCATTATAAATGTTATGGGACAATTAAACCCTCATTTGCGCGATATCGTTGATTTTAAACATAAACTTTGGGATCATTTATTTATCATTTCTGATTTTAAATTGGATGTAGATTCACCTTACCCTATTCCTGATAAAGAAACCATTTTTAAAAAGCCAGAACCTTTAGCTTATCCGCAAAACAAAATTAAGTTTAAACATTACGGAAAGAGCGTTGAAAACTTTATAGCAGAAGCTATAAAAATGAAAGACGGTGAAGAAAAAACAGAATTAATACGTGCAATTGCCAATTTAATGAAAAAGTCATATTTAACTTGGAATAGAGAATCGGTTGATGATGATTTGATTTTTTCTGACTTAAAACTTTTATCAAAGGGGCAACTTCAAGTGGATAGTGATTTCAAATTAGAACAAACAAACGATATACTAGCACTAAACGTTAAGAAAAAGACGACCAACAACCACAAAAATAAAAACCACAAAAACAAAAATTACCAGAAAAAACGCAGATTCTAA